GTGTTACAAAAGATATATTAAACTTTAAAAATACCAATAGGGTTAATAGTGAAGACAAAGTACTTGAATTAAATAGTTTTGATTTTGAATTGTTTTCTGAAACAGGAAATACCAGTAAAAAGATGACAACTAAAATAATACGGTTTAACAATTTTTTATTTGTCTCTATCCCTGCTGAAGTTAATTCAAGATATTATGTAGAGTTATCGAACAGATATCCTAGCTTTTCAGTCTTTCCTTTAGGTTTAGCAGAAGATATTATAGGTTATTTGCCATATTATACTGAATGTGATGAATTTGGATATGAAGTTAATTCATCGATAAATTATAATTGGGATAGTATAATTGATAAAAATTCTTTAAAAAAATATTTTGATACTTTAATTGATTCTATTGATCAAACAATCACATCTAAAAGGCTTAAATGTGCAAATATATGATTATTTAAAAAATGATTTGCAAAGTTTAGGAATAAAAAATGGGGATACTGTTTTAGTAAGAGGAAACTTGGCGAAAGTTGGTAGAATAAAAAAAGATCTTTTTATCAACACTTTATTAGAAACTGTAGGAAAAGAAGGAACTATTGTTACATTAGCTTTTACAAAATCATTTGCATTCTATAAGTTGAACAAACAATATATCTTTGATGTTGATAGTATTCCTACTACAGGTGCCTTGGGAAAAGCATTTTTAGAACATCCATCATCAGTACGTAGTTCTCATCCAACAAACTCCTTCTTAGCTATAGGGAAAATGGCTGACTTTATAATGAAAGACCATAATGAGGAAGAACTATCTTATGCACCTATGAAAAAACTTCTATCATTAAATGCAAAATTACTAAACTTTGGTATTATAAGTGAAAGTCCAGGCTTTACAACGGTACATTTAGTTCAAGAGGAACTGGGATTAACAAAAAAATCTTTGTTGAAAAATTTCTTAAGAGTATATTATAAGGCTTCAACTAACGAAGTAAAACTATTTAAACGAAAAGATTTAGGAGGTTGTAGTGATGGCTTTAGTAAATTTTATAAATACTATATGGATGAGGGAAAATTAACATATGGGAAGCTTGGAAAAGCTGCAGCAATTATGATTAATGCGCAAGATAGTTATAATATTGAATTAGACTTAATGAAAGAGAATCCTTCTTTTCATTTTTGTGATAATCCATTATGTTTCACTTGCAGATGTACATGGAAATATGATTTAAAATATTTACCTAACTATTTGATACTAAAAGTTATAAGTATGTTTAAAAAGGAAAAGAGATAATGATAAAAATACTTACAATATTAGGTGCACGGCCACAATTTATAAAAGCAAGTAGTGTTAGTCGTGAAATAGCAAAACATGATGAAATAAAAGAAGTTATAGTCCATACTGGACAACACTATGATGCGAATATGTCAGATGTTTTTTTTGATGAGATGCATATACCAAAGCCTGACTATTTTTTAGGTATTGGAGGAAAATCTCATGGTGCAATGACGGGGCAGATGATAGAGAAAATAGAAGAAGTAGCACTTAAAGAAAAACCTGACTGGATGCTCGTATATGGTGATACTAACTCTACATTATCAGGTGCTATAGTAGCAAGTAAACTTCATATAAAACTGGCTCATATAGAAGCAGGGTTAAGAAGTTTTAATATGTATATGCCAGAAGAAGTGAATAGAATACTTACCGATAGAGTAAGTTCTATTTTATTTTGTCCGACTGATACAGCAATCGATAACTTAAAAGTTGAAGGTTATGATAAATTTAATTGCGAAATAATTAAATCTGGCGATGTAATGCAAGATGGTGCAATGTTTTATAAAGAGTTTGCAAAAATACCTTCTCTTTTAAATATTAAATCTAATAACTTTATCTTGTGTACAATACACAGAGCTGAAAATACTGATGATATTGCTAAATTAAGTCAAATTATTGATGCATTAAATACGATACATAAACAGCATCAAGTTATTTTACCCCTACATCCAAGAACTAAAAAGATTATTGAAGAAAATTTTATACCTGTAGATTTTTCTATTATAGACCCAGTAGGATATTTGGAAATGGTATGGTTAATTGAACATTGTAGTTTTGTGATGACGGATAGTGGTGGTTTACAAAAAGAGGCTTTTTTCTTTAAAAAGCCATGTATTACCTTAAGGGAAGAGACAGAGTGGATTGAGCTGGTTGAAAATAATTTTAATATTTTGGTTGGTTCAGATAGAAAAAAAATTATTGATGCTGTTCAAAAAGTTGATTCTATGAATTCGAATTATGAATTGAATTTATATGGAAAAGGAAAAGCAAGTGAGAACATTGTAAAGGAACTATTAAAATGATATATATA
The Candidatus Marinarcus aquaticus genome window above contains:
- a CDS encoding AAC(3) family N-acetyltransferase; the protein is MQIYDYLKNDLQSLGIKNGDTVLVRGNLAKVGRIKKDLFINTLLETVGKEGTIVTLAFTKSFAFYKLNKQYIFDVDSIPTTGALGKAFLEHPSSVRSSHPTNSFLAIGKMADFIMKDHNEEELSYAPMKKLLSLNAKLLNFGIISESPGFTTVHLVQEELGLTKKSLLKNFLRVYYKASTNEVKLFKRKDLGGCSDGFSKFYKYYMDEGKLTYGKLGKAAAIMINAQDSYNIELDLMKENPSFHFCDNPLCFTCRCTWKYDLKYLPNYLILKVISMFKKEKR
- the wecB gene encoding non-hydrolyzing UDP-N-acetylglucosamine 2-epimerase, with product MIKILTILGARPQFIKASSVSREIAKHDEIKEVIVHTGQHYDANMSDVFFDEMHIPKPDYFLGIGGKSHGAMTGQMIEKIEEVALKEKPDWMLVYGDTNSTLSGAIVASKLHIKLAHIEAGLRSFNMYMPEEVNRILTDRVSSILFCPTDTAIDNLKVEGYDKFNCEIIKSGDVMQDGAMFYKEFAKIPSLLNIKSNNFILCTIHRAENTDDIAKLSQIIDALNTIHKQHQVILPLHPRTKKIIEENFIPVDFSIIDPVGYLEMVWLIEHCSFVMTDSGGLQKEAFFFKKPCITLREETEWIELVENNFNILVGSDRKKIIDAVQKVDSMNSNYELNLYGKGKASENIVKELLK